The following proteins are encoded in a genomic region of Drosophila willistoni isolate 14030-0811.24 chromosome 3R, UCI_dwil_1.1, whole genome shotgun sequence:
- the LOC6649716 gene encoding E3 ubiquitin-protein ligase RNF113A, with protein MSEEAPTTSAFGFKKRNINKGAARRRKKSSSSSNESVKSSDEEQQRKTSAVVRAENRRKRTNPNFQSTKSGVAKRQAGAGIANANSSEEAEEEHDNLGVAYKSKREALPTGPQDQGATSINEMDTELDRDAQAIHARALKINEELEGKADDKIYRGINNYAQYYKKQDTAAGNASSGMVRSGPIRAPAHLRATVRWDYQPDICKDYKETGYCGFGDSCKFLHDRSDYKAGWQLEMDHQAEKRGDCDSDGDDGKYEIHSDEETLPFKCHICRQSFVNPVVTKCKHYFCEKCALAQYKKSQRCIVCSQQTNGIFNPAKELIARLKTAPIDSEDNEDENDEDDQEKNLENPQEISSGDSD; from the exons ATGTCTGAGGAGGCTCCAACTACTTCAGCCTTTGGCTTCAAGAAGCGGAACATTAACAAAGGTGCAGCCAGACGACGTAAAAAgtcaagcagcagcagcaacgaaTCAG TAAAAAGTAGCGATGAGGAGCAGCAGAGGAAGACCAGTGCTGTGGTTCGAGCTGAGAATAGACGCAAACGTACAAATCCCAATTTTCAGAGCACCAAATCGGGAGTAGCAAAACGGCAGGCCGGAGCTGGCATTGCCAACGCGAATTCCTCAGAGGAGGCTGAAGAGGAGCATGATAACTTGGGTGTAGCCTACAAATCAAAGCGCGAGGCATTGCCCACTGGTCCACAAGATCAGGGGGCAACCTCGATCAATGAAATGGACACAGAACTAGATCGTGATGCCCAGGCTATACACGCAAGGGCCTTAAAGATAAACGAGGAACTCGAGGGCAAGGCGGATGATAAAATCTATCGTGGAATTAATAATTACGCCCAGTACTATAAGAAACAGGATACGGCTGCCGGTAATGCCAGCTCAGGCATGGTACGCAGTGGTCCGATACGAGCCCCGGCTCATCTTAGGGCCACCGTTCGATGGGACTACCAGCCGGATATATGCAAAGACTACAAAGAGACGGGCTACTGTGGTTTTGGAGACAGCTGCAAGTTCCTTCACGATCGAAGTGACTACAAGGCCGGCTGGCAACTAGAAATGGATCATCAGGCTGAAAAGCGTGGCGATTGTGACTCAGATGGCGATGATGGTAAATATGAGATTCATTCCGACGAGGAAACATTACCGTTCAAGTGCCACATTTGCCGGCAAAGTTTTGTCAATCCAGTTGTGACCAA ATGCAAGCATTATTTCTGCGAGAAATGTGCCTTGGCTCAGTACAAGAAGTCACAGCGTTGCATAGTCTGCTCTCAGCAGACAAATGGCATATTCAATCCTGCAAAAGAGTTGATAGCGAGACTCAAAACAGCTCCCATCGACTCTGAGGATAATGAAGATGaaaatgatgaagatgatcaagagaaaaatttagaaaatccCCAAGAAATTTCCTCGGGAGATAGTGattaa
- the LOC6649717 gene encoding S-formylglutathione hydrolase, translating to MSLELVSSAKCFEGEQRVYKHRSNTLNCDMNFGVFLPAAAIEDKTACPVVFFLSGLTCTHENFIQKSGFQQHAAKHGLIVVNPDTSPRGVELSGQDDAYDFGSGAGFYVDAKQEPWSKHYHMYSYVTQELVDIVNANFPAVPGKRGIFGHSMGGHGALICALKNPGLYQSVSAFAPIANPSECPWGKKALAGYISSNESDWAQWDATRLVAEYASTPQELFIDQGLADNFLTAKQLLPENLLAAADSNEHVQTIYKQREGYDHGYFYISTFVGEHIAYHAKLLTA from the coding sequence ATGTCGCTGGAATTGGTTTCAAGTGCGAAATGCTTTGAGGGGGAGCAGCGAGTATATAAACATCGTTCGAACACCTTGAATTGTGACATGAACTTTGGTGTTTTCTTGCCGGCGGCAGCAATTGAAGATAAGACCGCCTGTCCCGTCGTATTCTTCCTTAGCGGTCTCACTTGCACACACGAGAACTTCATACAGAAGAGCGGCTTTCAACAGCATGCTGCCAAGCATGGACTAATTGTGGTCAATCCTGATACTTCGCCTCGTGGTGTGGAGCTATCCGGACAGGATGATGCTTATGATTTTGGCAGCGGAGCTGGCTTCTATGTCGACGCCAAGCAGGAGCCCTGGTCCAAGCACTATCATATGTATAGTTACGTCACCCAGGAGCTGGTCGATATAGTGAATGCCAATTTCCCTGCTGTGCCCGGCAAGCGTGGTATCTTTGGCCATAGTATGGGTGGCCACGGTGCCTTGATCTGTGCTCTCAAAAATCCCGGCCTGTATCAATCCGTGTCGGCTTTTGCCCCCATTGCGAATCCTTCCGAATGTCCCTGGGGCAAAAAGGCTTTAGCTGGCTACATTAGCTCCAATGAGTCAGACTGGGCACAATGGGATGCCACCAGATTGGTCGCCGAATACGCGAGCACTCCCCAAGAGCTATTTATCGACCAAGGACTGGCGGATAATTTCCTAACAGCCAAGCAACTGTTGCCAGAGAACCTCTTGGCTGCAGCCGATTCAAATGAGCATGTTCAAACCATTTATAAACAACGCGAAGGCTATGATCATGGTTATTTCTACATATCCACCTTTGTGGGTGAGCACATTGCCTACCATGCCAAGCTGCTTACAGCCTAA
- the LOC6649718 gene encoding uncharacterized protein LOC6649718 has protein sequence MAGGGRTAGKYGYSDNNYYSSHSYKSINDEIILVSIIMGITILVLITIALCYIAYEKCQKKREYYINA, from the exons ATGGCCGGCGGGGGTAGGACAGCCGGCAAATACGGTTATTCGGACAACAATTACTACAGTA GTCACTCCTACAAGAGCATTAACGATGAGATTATTCTGGTCAGCATTATAATGGGGATTACCATACTAGTACTGATTACCATCGCCCTGTGCTACATTGCGTatgaaaaatgccaaaaaaaacgAGAGTATTATATCAATGCCTAA
- the LOC6649719 gene encoding protein I'm not dead yet 2, producing the protein MEEGGSKLKAGKSLQSCCKYHWLGKVTFLIPIALLPLLIHGYIDNSPEFKCLYLVCNMALFWITEAIPLYLTSLFPVIFLPLFGILSSDQVCRLFFSDTVVMFLGGLLIALAIEYCNLHQRIALRTILVVGCSPRRLHFGLVMVTCFISLWISNSAATAMMCPIVKAVLNEMNSQNIFQVYMTQEEEPMEEGDPPHPSIISLAFYFGIAYASTIGGCGTLIGTGTNLTFKGLYDTRFPQSKEKIDFPIFMAYSFPIVVLVNILLVYLSLQVTHMGLFRPNSKVGQEVKRGAQGQNVVKDMIKERHKELGPMTCHEIQVAIMFFLMVVLLFTRQPGFVSGWGDLLNAKQIGSAPPVWLPVILLFALPTQYTFFKYCCGKAPFTGRTLDACLSWVYIHKNTPFGLCFLLGGGFALAEGSKVSGMAKMLGDSMKFVSSMPAIVVQAICIIMGLFCTAFSSNVAICNILIPIFCEMALAVKMHPLLLTLPPSLAISMAYHLPVSTPPNAIISGYAAIKTKYMAVAGILPTFWALVLLVLNTATWGKLIFPATSEFPNWAFANNTERDLPSYDDLQ; encoded by the exons ATGGAAGA aGGCGGTAGCAAACTTAAGGCTGGCAAGAGCTTGCAATCTTGTTGCAAGTATCACTGGTTGGGTAAAGTGACATTTTTAATACCAATCGCTCTATTACCATTGCTAATCCATGGCTATATAGATAATTCGCCG GAATTCAAGTGCTTGTACTTAGTCTGCAATATGGCTTTATTTTGGATAACTGAAGCCATACCTCTATATCTAACGTCATTATTTCCTGTGATATTTTTGCCACTGTTTGGTATTTTG AGCTCTGACCAAGTTTGCCGCTTGTTCTTCTCCGACACTGTGGTCATGTTTCTGGGCGGTCTACTGATTGCTTTGGCTATAGAATATTGTAATCTACATCAGCGCATAGCACTTCGAACAATATTAGTTGTGGGTTGTAGTCCAAGGCG TCTTCACTTTGGCTTGGTCATGGTAACTTGTTTCATATCACTTTGGATCTCAAATTCAGCCGCCACAGCCATGATGTGTCCCATTGTAAAGGCTGTACTCAATGAAATGAATTCG caaaatatttttcaagtaTATATGACACAAGAGGAGGAACCCATGGAGGAGGGCGA TCCACCGCATCCTTCAATTATATCCTTGGCCTTCTATTTTGGTATTGCTTACGCCTCAACCATCGGCGGTTGTGGTACTCTGATTGGCACTGGTACAAATCTCACCTTTAAGGGTCTATATGATAC ACGCTTTCCTCAGTCTAAGGAGAAAATTGATTTTCCCATATTTATGGCCTATTCGTTTCCCATTGTCGTGCTGGTCAATATTCTCTTAGTCTATCTTAGTTTGCAGGTTACCCATATGGGTCTATTTCGGCCTAACAGTAAGGTAGGCCAAGAGGTTAAACGTGGAGCTCAAGGCCAAAATGTGGTCAAGGATATGATTAAGGAGCGTCATAAGGAATTGGGACCAATGACGTGCCATGAGATACAAGTTGCCATAATGTTCTTTCTAATGGTTGTGCTGTTATTCACACGACAACCTGGATTTGTTTCTGGCTGGGGAGATTTATTGAATGCCAA ACAAATAGGCAGTGCTCCGCCAGTTTGGTTGCCTGTGATTCTGCTCTTCGCCTTGCCCACTCAGTATACATTCTTTAAATATTGCTGCGGTAAAG CTCCTTTTACGGGTCGTACCCTAGATGCTTGCCTATCTTGGGTCTATATACACAAGAACACTCCTTTCGGTTTATGCTTTCTACTGG GTGGCGGTTTTGCTTTGGCCGAGGGCAGCAAAGTGAGTGGAATGGCCAAAATGTTGGGTGATTCCATGAAATTCGTTTCGTCTATGCCAGCAATTGTGGTTCAAGCCATTTGCATTATAATGGGCTTATTTTGTACGGCCTTTAGTTCAAATGTGGCCATCTGTAATATTCTCATACCCATTTTCTGTGAAATG GCCTTGGCGGTTAAGATGCATCCATTGCTATTGACTTTGCCGCCGTCATTGGCCATCAGTATGGCTTATCATTTGCCAGTTAGCACACCACCGAATGCCATTATATCAGGCTATGCTGCGATCAAGACAAAATATATG gCCGTGGCGGGCATACTTCCAACTTTTTGGGCTCTTGTCCTGTTGGTATTGAATACGGCCACTTGgggaaaattaatttttccaGCTACCTCAGAATTTCCAAATTGGGCCTTTGCAAATAATACAGAAAGAGATCTACCATCGTACGACGATTTGCAATGA
- the LOC6649720 gene encoding protein I'm not dead yet 2 yields the protein MDGDNGTVKERIVSCCKFHWRGKLICIFPLLVLPMLLYGYLNDSPEFVCLYVVVVMALFWITELLPLYVTALIPVVALPLFGVLSSKDLCVLYFSDTVILFLGGLIIALAIEYCNLHQRIALRTMLIVGTSPRLLHFGLMSVTAFISLWISNSAGAAMMCPIIKAVLNEMDTGNIFNVYMSQEEEPYEEGDPPHPSHIAMAFYIGVAYAASIGGCGTLIGTGTNLVFKGLYDTRFPDSVEKVSFPVFMLYSCPLIVGLNLLLTYLSLQITHMGLFRWKSKRAQEVKKGSESKELIKAVLKSRHASLGPMSCHEIQVTILFVTTIVLLFTCKPGFMPGWANFLNAKKIGNSPCILLPAVLMFALPTQYTFFKYCCGKPPFPGRAMDALISWTYLQKHMPWGLCFLLGGGFALAQATRVSGVNTFIGRVLSFCEGSPEIVVVMLCVFVSIFCTTFSSNVVVANILLPIFFELALILEMHPLVLAYPSCLATSMAYLLPVSTPPNAIVAAYGNIKTKYLILAALLPSACAFFVVVFNAYTWGHVVYPTTGSFPDWAAEAKNQTTRLVFHSEFIM from the exons atgGATGGCGACAATGG CACAGTCAAAGAGAGGATTGTCTCATGCTGCAAGTTTCATTGGCGGGGTAAATTGATATGTATTTTCCCCCTTTTAGTATTACCAATGCTGCTTTATGGCTATTTAAATGACTCACCA GAGTTCGTATGTCTTTATGTGGTCGTAGTTATGGCTCTTTTCTGGATAACTGAACTTTTACCATTATACGTTACAGCATTAATTCCAGTGGTAGCTCTTCCATTGTTCGGTGTACTG AGCTCCAAAGACTTATGTGTATTGTATTTTTCGGATACGGTTATTTTATTCTTAGGCGGTTTAATTATCGCCTTAGCGATTGAATATTGTAATTTACATCAGCGAATCGCTTTGAGAACTATGCTAATTGTGGGCACGAGTCCTAGACT GCTACATTTTGGTCTAATGTCAGTGACGGCATTCATTAGTCTGTGGATATCCAATTCAGCCGGAGCAGCAATGATGTGTCCTATCATTAAAGCTGTACTCAACGAAATGGATACG GGAAACATATTTAATGTGTATATGAGTCAAGAGGAGGAACCATACGAAGAGGGGGA TCCTCCCCATCCATCACATATAGCCATGGCCTTTTATATTGGCGTTGCTTATGCTGCCAGTATAGGAGGATGTGGAACTCTTATTGGCACTGGCACAAATCTTGTCTTTAAGGGTCTATATGATAC ACGTTTTCCCGATTCCGTTGAGAAAGTGAGTTTTCCCGTATTTATGCTGTATTCGTGTCCCCTGATTGTCGgacttaatttgttgttgACTTACCTATCCTTGCAAATTACTCATATGGGTCTCTTTCGTTGGAAAAGTAAAAGAGCTCAAGAAGTTAAAAAGGGCTCAGAGAGTAAGGAGTTGATCAAAGCAGTACTAAAATCACGTCATGCTAGCCTAGGACCAATGAGTTGTCATGAGATTCAGGTGACAATTCTGTTTGTGACTACCATTGTTCTATTATTCACCTGTAAGCCTGGCTTTATGCCAGGATGGGCAAATTTCCTTAACGCCAA aaaaatagGCAATTCTCCATGTATTCTCTTGCCTGCGGTTCTAATGTTTGCCTTGCCCACAcaatatacatttttcaaatactGTTGCGGAAAAC CGCCCTTTCCTGGACGAGCTATGGATGCGCTAATATCTTGGACTTATTTGCAAAAACATATGCCATGGGGTCTATGCTTTCTACTTG GTGGTGGCTTTGCTTTAGCACAGGCGACTCGAGTTAGCGgtgtgaatactttcataggCAGGGTTTTGAGCTTCTGTGAGGGTTCACCAGAAATAGTCGTCGTGATGCTTTGCGTATTTGTCTCGATATTTTGTACTACATTCAGCTCGAATGTTGTCGTGGCCAATATACTTCTACCCATTTTCTTTGAATTG GCCTTGATATTGGAAATGCATCCTTTGGTCCTAGCATATCCCTCTTGTTTAGCTACGAGTATGGCTTATTTACTACCTGTTAGTACTCCTCCAAATGCCATTGTCGCAGCGTATGGCAATATCAAGACCAAATATTTG ATACTAGCAGCTTTATTGCCATCTGCTTGCGCCTTTTTTGTGGTCGTGTTCAACGCTTATACATGGGGTCATGTGGTGTACCCCACAACGGGATCGTTTCCGGACTGGGCCGCTGAAGCCAAAAATCAGACAACTAGGCTCGTATTTCATTCGGAATTCATTATGTGA
- the LOC6649721 gene encoding probable ribonuclease ZC3H12C, with translation MESNGDKMNCVEQQQQTEQDQQVQQKQQQSFNKLESNDDLTTTERQNLEFAKKLGYTETSILSVLNSSRLGSEANENEFLEELIKLTNSEGGGGRSTNINNNNINTNSSNCSNSNNNGSSSNSVNAPSSLRHIVIDGSNVALSHGNNQIFSCRGIRICVDWFRQRGHQYITAFVPNWRKELVNNNIKDQDLLHELELERVLVFTPSRHLDGKRIACYDDRFILKLAVETEGIIVSNDNYRDLILESNEYRKVVQERLLMYTFVNDIFMPPDDPLGRSGPPLDLFLRSQTQQKMLDSQQLCPYGKKCTYGVKCKFRHQIRPMLQVSHSAPLNGGVGQHQLPLKISSLMAPREPLSRTKSNNLEQIQQQQQQLCQSFSHQMELTEPPNRHKKLQRQMPTVSYNYAVPTCSSSASAAATCTTVSSSAGYHHQYLSRTPSAPATDKNLHLHPFPQNSLHSSHLSASDSRINEELYATAMSQQMPREEQRRLLRYHLVSLFPPHQVHAVLELYPNVTDAKTICAAILNLFPHN, from the coding sequence atgGAAAGTAATGGCGACAAAATGAATTGTgtagaacaacaacagcaaacggAACAAGATCAACAagtgcaacaaaaacaacaacaaagcttCAACAAGTTGGAAAGTAATGACGACTTGACCACCACAGAAAGGCAAAATTTGGAATTTGCTAAAAAATTGGGCTACACAGAGACATCAATATTATCAGTTTTAAATAGTAGTCGTTTGGGATCAGAGGctaatgaaaatgaatttctCGAGGAATTAATCAAGCTGACCAACTCTGAAGGCGGCGGCGGTAGAAGCACTAacattaataacaataatattaATACTAATAGTAGTAACTGtagtaatagtaataataatggTAGTAGTAGTAATAGTGTAAATGCGCCAAGCTCCCTGCGACATATTGTCATCGATGGCAGTAATGTGGCTTTGTCTCATGGCAACAATCAAATCTTCTCCTGCCGTGGCATACGCATCTGTGTGGACTGGTTCCGGCAACGCGGACATCAATATATTACTGCCTTTGTGCCAAATTGGCGTAAAGAACTGGTCAATAACAACATAAAAGATCAGGATCTACTACACGAATTGGAATTAGAGCGGGTGTTAGTCTTTACTCCATCAAGACATTTGGATGGCAAACGCATAGCCTGCTACGATGATCGTTTCATACTCAAACTGGCCGTGGAAACCGAAGGCATTATTGTGTCCAATGACAATTATAGAGATTTGATATTGGAATCCAATGAGTATCGTAAAGTCGTCCAAGAACGTTTGCTAATGTATACATTTGTGAATGATATATTCATGCCCCCGGATGATCCATTGGGTAGAAGTGGTCCACCGTTGGATTTATTTCTGCGATCCCAGACCCAGCAAAAAATGTTAGATAGCCAGCAATTGTGTCCATATGGCAAGAAGTGTACATACGGCGTTAAGTGTAAATTCCGTCATCAAATAAGACCAATGCTCCAAGTGTCGCATAGCGCACCATTAAATGGTGGAGTAGGTCAGCATCAGCTGCCATTGAAAATCTCCTCCCTGATGGCACCACGCGAGCCTTTGTCACGCACTAAATCGAATAACTTGGAGCAAatccaacagcaacaacagcagctgtGTCAATCATTTTCCCATCAAATGGAACTTACAGAGCCCCCGAATCGACATAAAAAATTACAGCGACAGATGCCAACTGTCAGCTATAACTATGCGGTACCCACTTGCTCATCCTCCGCCTCAGCCGCTGCCACATGCACTACGGTTTCGTCCTCCGCTGGCTATCATCATCAGTATCTATCACGAACTCCCTCAGCACCGGCTACAGATAAGAATCTCCATTTGCATCCATTTCCCCAAAACTCGTTGCACTCATCACATCTCTCTGCATCCGACTCTCGGATCAATGAGGAACTTTATGCCACAGCCATGTCACAGCAAATGCCCCGCGAAGAGCAGCGTCGTTTACTGCGCTATCATTTGGTTAGTCTATTTCCACCGCATCAAGTTCATGCCGTTCTCGAATTGTATCCAAATGTGACGGATGCCAAGACCATTTGTGCTGCTATACTTAATTTATTTCCACACAATTAG